The following are encoded together in the Ignavibacteria bacterium genome:
- a CDS encoding tetratricopeptide repeat protein has translation MRIILLLMVFAILYVTAVKAQVTGNNIYDNARRNYISGNFEEAIKYYNEYLKSYTNDDKAFYERGVCYESLRRFDNALRDYSTAINLSPGYHKYYESRGYAYLKLNMPQNSLDDFNRSIQKNAFSSEGYWGRANAYTDLGKYDMALKDINSALNIDPSNAMYLYIRAILYTTIGDTTNFFRDLDLLSNLYASSFFSNYKSQYVVLILDNINTNVVNLTRQMLEYPQDSFIYFRRGFNYYLLRNFTHAEEDFNSAIKYSQNVNSKLVTLSYKYIENCKLFSTGN, from the coding sequence ATGAGAATAATTTTACTTCTAATGGTTTTTGCCATACTGTATGTTACAGCAGTAAAAGCACAGGTAACAGGAAATAATATTTACGACAATGCCAGAAGAAACTATATTTCTGGCAATTTTGAAGAGGCAATTAAATATTATAATGAATATCTGAAATCGTATACAAATGATGATAAAGCTTTTTATGAGAGAGGCGTATGTTATGAATCTTTGAGGCGGTTTGATAATGCATTGAGGGACTATTCAACTGCGATTAATCTAAGCCCCGGATACCACAAGTATTATGAAAGCAGAGGATATGCTTATTTGAAGCTGAACATGCCGCAAAATTCTCTTGATGATTTCAACCGCTCAATACAGAAAAATGCGTTTAGTTCAGAGGGATACTGGGGAAGGGCAAATGCTTATACAGATTTAGGGAAATACGACATGGCACTAAAGGACATAAACTCAGCATTAAACATCGATCCTTCAAACGCAATGTATTTATACATAAGAGCGATACTATACACTACAATCGGGGATACAACGAATTTTTTCAGAGACCTTGATTTACTTTCGAATTTGTATGCAAGCTCATTTTTTTCAAATTATAAGTCACAATACGTCGTTTTGATTCTCGATAATATAAATACAAACGTTGTAAATTTAACGAGGCAAATGCTGGAATATCCTCAGGACAGTTTTATTTATTTCAGGCGAGGATTTAATTATTACTTACTAAGAAATTTTACACATGCGGAAGAAGATTTTAACAGTGCGATAAAATATTCACAAAACGTAAATTCAAAACTTGTAACACTTTCTTATAAATATATAGAAAACTGTAAGTTGTTTTCAACAGGAAATTAG
- a CDS encoding rhodanese-like domain-containing protein, whose product MAKIYKQILIIIAVSIVLGLTANAINPYGVKIILDKNIYALDTAKQKKTLNDFVNDPYDTTSNKNHNNVLKGQMNREGFIEPENITVELAKNVFDRNALFIDARTKEEFDSLHVKGAINLPYEEFRNKPYYQKIETMKKYNKDGLIVVYCNGDKCEVSIDLAYEIAKLGFTSVNIYRGGIKEWSSKGFPTEP is encoded by the coding sequence ATGGCAAAAATCTATAAACAAATACTAATAATCATCGCTGTTAGCATTGTCTTGGGACTAACTGCAAATGCTATAAATCCCTACGGTGTTAAAATTATACTCGATAAAAACATTTATGCCCTCGATACTGCAAAGCAAAAAAAGACGTTGAATGATTTTGTAAATGATCCTTATGATACAACATCAAACAAGAATCACAACAATGTTTTAAAAGGACAGATGAACAGGGAAGGATTTATTGAACCGGAAAATATTACAGTCGAACTGGCAAAAAATGTTTTTGATAGGAACGCTTTATTTATCGATGCAAGAACAAAGGAAGAGTTCGATTCTTTGCATGTTAAAGGAGCAATTAATCTTCCTTATGAAGAATTCAGAAACAAACCCTATTACCAGAAAATCGAAACAATGAAGAAATACAATAAAGACGGTCTTATTGTTGTTTACTGTAATGGCGATAAATGTGAAGTTAGTATTGACCTCGCTTATGAAATTGCAAAGCTTGGCTTTACAAGTGTCAATATTTATCGTGGCGGTATTAAAGAATGGAGTTCGAAAGGATTTCCTACAGAGCCATAA
- a CDS encoding PTS sugar transporter subunit IIA, with amino-acid sequence MKVSDILSEKIIEVNLAVKDKNDAIAKMLMLAKNSGNILDYEAVSKCVFEREKLVSTGVGKGFAIPHGKSDEIKEIVAAFAILKEPVDFDSIDGEPVKFVFLLVGKDSMLNLHIKLLSRISRLMNKDEFRAKLLLAETKQQVLKLFVEEEQSYLDI; translated from the coding sequence ATGAAAGTAAGCGATATATTATCTGAAAAGATAATAGAAGTAAATCTGGCGGTAAAAGACAAGAATGATGCCATAGCGAAGATGTTAATGCTGGCAAAAAATTCGGGCAACATATTGGATTATGAAGCAGTGAGCAAGTGCGTATTTGAGAGGGAGAAGCTGGTATCGACGGGTGTCGGCAAGGGTTTTGCTATACCTCACGGTAAATCGGATGAGATAAAGGAAATAGTTGCAGCATTTGCAATTCTAAAGGAGCCGGTAGATTTTGATTCGATTGACGGGGAACCGGTAAAGTTTGTATTTCTTTTAGTCGGAAAAGACAGCATGTTGAATTTACATATAAAATTATTGAGCAGGATATCGAGATTAATGAACAAGGATGAGTTCAGGGCGAAATTACTTTTGGCTGAGACGAAACAACAGGTGCTGAAACTCTTTGTAGAAGAAGAGCAGAGCTATCTGGATATATAG
- the mce gene encoding methylmalonyl-CoA epimerase, with product MKLEHLGIAVKSLENSVPLFEKIFGVKAGDMEYVAEQKVNVRKIRLENFDIELLEATSEDSPIGKFVEKRGEGIHHCSFNVPDVASKLEELKQNGIQLIDQQPRVGAEGMLIAFLHPKSTNGILMELAQHNK from the coding sequence ATGAAACTTGAACATTTAGGCATAGCAGTTAAATCACTAGAAAACTCCGTCCCCCTATTCGAAAAAATCTTCGGAGTCAAAGCCGGTGATATGGAATACGTCGCCGAACAAAAAGTAAACGTCAGAAAAATTAGACTTGAAAACTTTGATATTGAACTTCTCGAAGCCACCTCGGAAGATTCACCCATCGGTAAATTCGTAGAGAAAAGAGGCGAGGGGATTCATCATTGCTCTTTTAACGTTCCCGATGTTGCTTCTAAACTCGAAGAGCTAAAACAAAATGGTATTCAGTTAATCGACCAGCAGCCGCGTGTTGGTGCGGAGGGTATGTTGATTGCATTTCTTCATCCTAAATCTACTAACGGAATTCTTATGGAACTTGCTCAGCATAACAAATGA
- a CDS encoding inorganic phosphate transporter, which translates to MIEIVLIVIFIALVFDFLNGFHDSANSIATIVSTQVLTPQKAVLFAAFFNFVAAFTFDVAVAKTIGKGLVDITDIDAWVLTGGLLGAIFWNLFTWYIGLPVSSSHALIGGYGGAAVMKLGWGVLILPGWIKVIAFIVLAPVIGLVLGVINMYVITWVVKDMKPVKVDKVFRKLQLVSAGFYSLGHGTNDAQKTMGIIAGVLFSANFIDSFYIPFYVVLLCHAAIALGTMYGGWRIVKTMGMKITKLKPIGGFCAEFAGATTLIGTAILGIPVSTTQTITGAIVGVGSIQRLSAVRWGVAGKIVWAWVLTIPLSMLSGAGFYWIISLFL; encoded by the coding sequence ATGATAGAAATTGTACTTATTGTAATATTCATAGCACTTGTATTTGATTTCTTAAACGGATTTCATGATTCAGCAAATTCTATTGCAACGATAGTATCAACACAGGTACTGACACCACAAAAAGCCGTATTATTCGCTGCTTTTTTTAATTTCGTAGCTGCATTTACATTTGATGTAGCGGTAGCAAAGACAATCGGCAAGGGGCTTGTTGATATTACTGATATAGATGCGTGGGTATTAACGGGAGGCTTACTTGGCGCTATTTTCTGGAATCTATTTACCTGGTATATCGGATTGCCTGTAAGTTCGTCGCATGCACTAATAGGAGGATACGGCGGAGCGGCTGTGATGAAATTAGGATGGGGAGTTTTAATATTACCGGGCTGGATAAAAGTGATTGCATTTATAGTTCTTGCACCAGTAATTGGTCTGGTACTTGGAGTAATAAACATGTACGTTATTACGTGGGTAGTAAAGGATATGAAACCTGTGAAGGTGGATAAAGTCTTCAGGAAGCTTCAGTTAGTATCGGCGGGATTTTACAGTCTTGGTCACGGAACGAATGATGCACAGAAGACGATGGGAATAATAGCAGGAGTTTTGTTTTCTGCTAACTTTATTGATTCATTCTATATACCTTTTTATGTGGTTCTTCTTTGTCATGCAGCAATAGCTCTCGGGACGATGTATGGCGGCTGGCGAATAGTAAAAACGATGGGGATGAAAATTACAAAACTGAAACCAATTGGGGGATTTTGTGCAGAGTTTGCGGGTGCGACAACTTTAATCGGGACAGCCATACTTGGGATACCTGTAAGTACAACGCAGACAATAACAGGAGCGATTGTGGGGGTTGGAAGCATACAAAGACTTTCGGCAGTAAGATGGGGTGTAGCCGGAAAGATAGTCTGGGCATGGGTTTTGACGATACCGCTTTCGATGTTATCGGGTGCCGGATTTTACTGGATTATTTCGCTGTTCCTTTAA
- a CDS encoding SDR family NAD(P)-dependent oxidoreductase, producing MNKTVLITGATSGVGKSLSKICAKAGYEVIMVGRNRKKAEVAFRDVTSCSGSKLVRLFLADLSSLKEIEKLANEVKSNYKNLNVLVNNAGLSLPKRELSIDGIEKVFATNHIGYFLLTKLLLDLLKSSAPSRIINIASEAHSEINFNDIMSERNYHQLRTYGSSKSGNIMFTYELAEKLKGSNVTVNCLHPGVVRTRIYDNVPFITKILISVIKPFFISADKSAEYIYPLVSAEQFRNVTGKYFIKGKEKLSKEFTFNKEFQKKLWEMTENIISGRKTEV from the coding sequence ATGAATAAGACAGTACTTATAACAGGGGCAACTTCGGGTGTCGGTAAGTCGCTTTCGAAAATATGCGCTAAAGCAGGTTATGAAGTGATTATGGTTGGGAGAAACAGGAAAAAAGCAGAGGTGGCTTTCAGAGATGTGACAAGCTGTTCAGGAAGTAAATTAGTGCGATTGTTTCTTGCAGACCTTTCCTCACTAAAAGAAATCGAGAAGCTTGCTAATGAGGTGAAATCGAATTATAAAAACCTGAATGTGCTCGTAAACAATGCAGGTTTGAGCCTTCCCAAGAGAGAACTATCGATAGATGGAATTGAAAAAGTCTTTGCCACAAATCACATAGGTTATTTTCTTCTGACAAAACTATTGCTTGATTTACTGAAATCCTCAGCACCTTCGAGAATAATAAATATTGCATCAGAGGCACATTCGGAAATTAATTTTAATGATATAATGTCGGAGAGGAATTATCATCAGTTAAGAACTTACGGCAGTTCAAAATCGGGAAACATCATGTTCACGTATGAACTTGCTGAAAAACTAAAGGGTAGTAATGTTACCGTAAATTGTCTGCATCCCGGAGTAGTAAGAACGAGAATTTATGACAACGTCCCGTTTATAACGAAGATTCTGATATCAGTGATAAAACCATTTTTTATATCGGCTGATAAGTCAGCAGAATACATATATCCTCTTGTATCGGCGGAACAATTCAGGAATGTCACGGGAAAATACTTCATAAAGGGAAAGGAAAAGTTATCAAAAGAATTTACGTTCAACAAAGAATTTCAGAAAAAATTATGGGAGATGACAGAGAATATTATTTCAGGAAGGAAGACTGAAGTATGA
- a CDS encoding DUF1573 domain-containing protein, which translates to MSKFFESKTGKTTYFVVGMAVIVTIIFFVLNNSKLTASLKAPKIVFKEDVHDFGKVPRGPELQYNFKFTNKGNANLIIERVQTSCGCTGATVGEKTDYKKNESGEIKVNFTTQGREGHQEKTIIIYSNDPENPQKVLTVKCDIDPAMTY; encoded by the coding sequence ATGAGCAAATTTTTCGAATCAAAAACAGGGAAAACTACTTATTTCGTAGTTGGAATGGCAGTTATTGTCACGATTATATTTTTCGTATTGAACAACTCAAAGTTAACTGCATCATTGAAAGCTCCGAAAATTGTCTTCAAAGAGGATGTACATGACTTTGGAAAAGTACCAAGAGGTCCAGAACTTCAATACAATTTCAAGTTTACTAACAAAGGAAATGCTAACTTAATAATTGAAAGAGTGCAGACTTCCTGCGGTTGTACGGGAGCAACTGTCGGAGAAAAGACCGATTACAAGAAAAATGAATCAGGTGAAATTAAGGTTAACTTCACTACTCAGGGTAGGGAAGGACATCAGGAAAAAACAATCATAATCTATTCCAATGACCCTGAAAACCCTCAGAAAGTTCTGACTGTCAAATGTGATATTGATCCGGCTATGACTTACTAA
- the ruvB gene encoding Holliday junction branch migration DNA helicase RuvB, giving the protein MNKERKGINNPNILADDERDYISQVRPKSFKDFTGQSKIKENLSVFIKSAKKLGESLDHVLFTGPPGLGKTTLANIIANEMKTDIISTSGPVIEKPGDLAGMLTKLKRNQILFIDEIHRIPKVVEEFLYSAMEEYKLDIMIDQGPAARSIPIKLERFTLIGATTRQGLLSSPMLDRFGITCRLEYYSIENLIDIVNRSAGILKIKITKEGAAEIAKRSRATPRIVNRLLRRTRDFAIVKGDGTIDTDIARYALESLGVDEYGLDAIDKKILETIISKHNGGPVGLSTIAASIGEDAGTVEDVYEPFLMIEGFIKRTPKGRVAAPLAYKHLNLSKQKGDTLFND; this is encoded by the coding sequence ATGAATAAAGAAAGAAAAGGAATAAACAATCCGAACATTCTGGCGGACGACGAAAGGGATTATATTTCACAGGTTCGCCCTAAAAGTTTTAAGGATTTTACTGGACAGTCGAAAATTAAAGAAAATTTATCTGTATTCATCAAGAGCGCCAAGAAACTTGGCGAATCTCTTGATCACGTTCTTTTTACAGGTCCTCCGGGTCTCGGTAAAACAACTCTCGCTAACATAATAGCAAATGAAATGAAGACTGATATTATAAGTACTTCAGGACCTGTAATTGAAAAACCGGGAGACCTTGCGGGAATGCTGACTAAACTTAAGAGAAATCAGATTTTATTTATTGATGAGATTCACAGAATCCCAAAAGTAGTCGAAGAGTTCCTTTATTCAGCTATGGAAGAGTATAAGCTTGATATCATGATTGACCAGGGTCCGGCAGCACGCAGCATCCCGATAAAACTTGAACGTTTTACACTTATTGGCGCGACGACAAGACAGGGTTTGTTATCCTCCCCAATGCTTGATAGGTTTGGAATAACATGCAGGCTGGAATATTATTCCATTGAAAATCTTATTGATATAGTAAACCGTTCTGCCGGTATTTTGAAAATAAAAATCACAAAAGAGGGAGCGGCTGAAATTGCTAAACGCAGCCGTGCTACTCCGCGGATTGTAAACAGACTGCTTAGAAGAACTCGTGATTTTGCTATTGTTAAAGGTGATGGTACTATTGATACAGATATTGCAAGGTATGCTTTAGAGTCTCTTGGAGTTGATGAATATGGACTTGATGCTATCGATAAAAAGATACTCGAAACAATTATCTCAAAACATAATGGCGGTCCCGTAGGACTTTCAACAATTGCCGCTTCAATTGGAGAAGATGCAGGTACGGTAGAAGATGTCTATGAACCGTTTTTGATGATTGAAGGATTTATAAAGCGGACTCCTAAAGGGCGTGTGGCTGCTCCTCTGGCTTATAAACATCTGAATCTTTCAAAACAGAAAGGGGATACACTTTTTAATGATTAA
- a CDS encoding META domain-containing protein, which yields MIKYILILILIFVFAGCSTQKDFKDTDKTEPNDYSKKRALGIDFFASGNEPFWSAELDVEDSIRIFIAGERTLRYPATTPVIDTAANIIMYKFDDEVTLSIKAEECVNSMSGEKNVFSVMLSRRDKRYTGCGRYIIATSNPLISRETQRLNDIWAIKWMDGKEIRREDFPEGIPYIELHLNDGKFYGTTNCNDISGNIYTGDSYLYFNNFSQTKKFCEGNFESRYISLLKEVDSWKLEKMQLSLRSKGKEIIRYTKID from the coding sequence ATGATAAAATATATATTAATACTTATTCTAATCTTTGTATTTGCAGGATGTTCAACTCAAAAGGATTTCAAAGATACGGACAAGACAGAACCCAACGATTACAGTAAGAAGCGAGCGCTTGGAATAGATTTTTTTGCTTCGGGAAATGAACCGTTCTGGAGCGCAGAACTTGACGTTGAAGATTCGATAAGAATATTTATTGCAGGAGAAAGAACATTAAGATATCCTGCAACGACACCTGTTATCGATACCGCTGCTAATATTATTATGTATAAGTTCGATGATGAAGTAACGCTTAGCATAAAGGCAGAGGAATGCGTTAACAGCATGAGCGGTGAGAAGAATGTGTTTTCGGTAATGCTTAGCAGAAGAGATAAACGTTATACAGGCTGCGGCAGGTATATAATTGCAACCAGCAATCCGCTGATTTCAAGAGAAACACAAAGGTTAAACGATATATGGGCGATTAAGTGGATGGACGGAAAGGAAATCAGAAGGGAAGACTTTCCTGAAGGAATTCCCTACATCGAATTACATTTAAACGATGGAAAGTTTTATGGAACGACAAACTGCAACGATATATCCGGGAACATATATACGGGCGATTCATATTTATATTTTAACAACTTTTCACAGACTAAGAAATTCTGCGAAGGGAATTTTGAGAGCAGATATATAAGTTTGCTAAAGGAAGTTGACTCATGGAAACTGGAAAAGATGCAACTATCATTAAGAAGCAAAGGAAAAGAGATAATCAGGTACACCAAAATAGATTGA
- a CDS encoding MauE/DoxX family redox-associated membrane protein: protein MKEFLSNKYVVVTLRVLLGLIFIYSSIGKLFNQADFAKAILRYDFLPIYFVNLLAIVLPWLEFIVGLLLIAGIYKKASAFLAGASLVMFLIALISAAVRGLDISCGCFSLEESSSKGDIIFRIIQDFFMLAAVIIVYKFGDDKKEEAPEISTGITN, encoded by the coding sequence ATGAAAGAGTTTTTATCAAATAAATACGTGGTTGTTACTTTAAGAGTTTTACTCGGATTAATTTTTATTTATTCTTCAATCGGTAAACTCTTTAATCAGGCGGATTTTGCTAAAGCAATTTTGAGATATGATTTTCTGCCGATTTATTTCGTTAATCTTCTTGCAATTGTTTTACCATGGCTTGAGTTTATCGTCGGTTTGCTTCTTATTGCAGGTATCTACAAAAAAGCCTCAGCCTTTCTTGCAGGTGCCTCACTGGTTATGTTCTTAATAGCATTAATATCAGCAGCTGTGCGTGGACTCGATATAAGCTGTGGTTGTTTTTCACTTGAAGAATCCTCCTCAAAAGGCGATATTATATTTAGGATAATTCAGGATTTCTTCATGCTTGCAGCTGTTATCATTGTGTATAAGTTCGGAGATGATAAGAAAGAAGAAGCACCCGAAATTTCAACAGGAATAACTAATTAA
- a CDS encoding DUF47 family protein — MLKRFLPKQPKFFELILKITEESFEAAKLLDKIVREPENIEDIASQIHIIENKCDDYTHTVKNELNDTFITPIDREDIFAITNSLDDVVDGIDSIAAKFKMYKVKTNLKYGPQLASIILSQTELLVSAVRSMTKNKYRETLDKLISVRNLETEGDTIFRDSIIYLFDNESDVIEVIKKKEILEKFEKAVDKCQTATLAIEGALIKNM, encoded by the coding sequence ATGTTAAAAAGATTTCTACCTAAACAACCCAAATTTTTTGAACTTATCCTGAAAATTACCGAAGAATCATTCGAAGCTGCTAAACTACTTGATAAGATAGTTAGGGAGCCAGAGAACATTGAAGACATTGCTTCGCAGATACACATTATTGAGAACAAATGCGATGACTACACTCACACTGTCAAAAATGAGCTGAACGATACATTTATAACTCCGATTGACAGAGAGGATATATTTGCTATTACAAACAGTCTTGACGATGTTGTTGACGGAATAGACAGTATTGCAGCAAAGTTTAAAATGTACAAGGTTAAAACTAACTTAAAGTACGGTCCCCAACTTGCCTCTATAATACTATCTCAGACAGAGTTGCTTGTTTCAGCCGTGAGAAGCATGACTAAGAACAAGTATAGGGAAACACTGGATAAACTTATCTCGGTCAGGAATCTTGAAACTGAGGGTGATACAATATTCAGAGATTCGATAATATATCTTTTTGATAATGAAAGCGATGTGATTGAAGTGATTAAGAAGAAAGAGATTCTGGAAAAATTCGAAAAGGCAGTAGATAAATGCCAGACGGCAACACTTGCTATTGAGGGAGCATTAATCAAAAATATGTAG